Proteins from a genomic interval of Pseudomonas asplenii:
- the flgK gene encoding flagellar hook-associated protein FlgK: MSLLNIGMTGLNAASSALTTTGNNIANVDTAGYSRQQTVQTTAASQRYGNVFIGTGTTLADVRRVYSSYLESQLHTATSLNSDASSYLAQVTPTDSMLSDTNTGMTASLQSFFTALQSVSAAPTDDASRQNTLSSAKALSDRFNSIAKQLNDQNTGINTNLSDMTDQVNKLATSIAQLNDQITKISPSAGAPNDLMDKRNDAVRQLSELVGTSVTERGSNYDVYLANGQPLVMGNSTNTLAAVPSKDDPSRYALQLNRASSTIDITDTVSSGEIGGLLRYRTEVLNPSLNELGRVAMVVADQMNKQNTQGIDKNGNFGTAIFNDINSATLVSQRSIAKSTNNPASGNLNVNISDTGALTTYDYQVTFINGTDYTVNRSDGTSMGSFSTTTTPAPVIDGFTLSPSSATAMTAGDSFKVTPTRSGASDIQMVMTDSKSIAAAAPLTGVTSASNGGTYTQPILVDQLGTPNATNNAQLQDAIKYGTPAKLVFSAAGTGAAAGTQSYTLTDAKGNLMGTGTIVPGQNNTLNLKINMVDSSGNPVMDNTVTPAVQKTFTVQTTVGGNPKTGESYTISMTGAASSDNRNSAALIALQTKQTVDTGTSSKGISLSDAYGKLVSNVGTKASQAKSDSDATTTVLTTAKGARDSLSGVNLDEETGNLVKYQQYYTASSQIIKAAQETFSVLINSL, from the coding sequence ATGAGTCTGCTCAATATCGGGATGACGGGGTTGAACGCTGCCAGCTCGGCCCTGACGACCACGGGTAACAACATTGCCAACGTTGACACGGCCGGTTACTCGCGTCAGCAAACCGTGCAGACCACCGCGGCCTCGCAGCGCTATGGCAACGTGTTCATCGGTACCGGGACCACCCTGGCGGATGTGCGCCGGGTCTACAGTTCCTACCTGGAATCGCAACTGCACACCGCGACCTCGCTCAACAGCGATGCCTCGTCGTACCTGGCCCAGGTCACACCGACCGACTCGATGCTGTCCGACACCAATACCGGCATGACTGCGTCCCTGCAGAGCTTCTTCACCGCCCTGCAGTCGGTTTCGGCCGCGCCGACCGATGACGCTTCCCGCCAGAACACCCTGAGCAGTGCCAAGGCCTTGAGCGATCGCTTCAACTCCATTGCCAAGCAGCTCAATGATCAGAACACCGGGATCAACACCAATCTGTCGGACATGACCGACCAGGTGAACAAGCTGGCGACCAGCATTGCCCAGCTCAATGATCAGATCACCAAGATTTCTCCGTCCGCCGGTGCGCCCAACGACCTGATGGACAAACGTAACGACGCCGTGCGCCAGTTGTCCGAACTGGTCGGTACCTCGGTGACCGAACGCGGTTCCAACTATGACGTCTACCTGGCCAACGGTCAGCCGCTGGTCATGGGCAACTCGACCAACACCCTGGCTGCCGTACCGAGCAAGGACGATCCGAGCCGTTACGCGTTGCAACTGAACCGTGCCTCCAGCACCATCGATATCACCGATACGGTGAGCAGTGGTGAGATCGGTGGTCTGCTGCGTTATCGCACCGAAGTGCTGAACCCTTCGCTCAACGAGCTGGGGCGTGTTGCGATGGTCGTTGCCGACCAGATGAACAAGCAGAACACTCAAGGCATCGACAAGAACGGCAACTTCGGCACGGCCATCTTCAACGATATCAACAGCGCCACTCTGGTCAGCCAGCGCAGCATTGCCAAGTCGACCAACAACCCGGCTTCCGGCAATCTGAACGTGAACATCAGTGATACCGGCGCGCTGACCACCTATGACTACCAGGTGACTTTCATCAACGGGACGGACTACACCGTCAATCGTTCCGACGGCACCAGCATGGGGTCTTTCAGTACCACGACCACCCCGGCACCGGTCATTGACGGTTTTACGCTGAGCCCGAGCAGTGCCACGGCGATGACCGCCGGTGACAGCTTCAAGGTCACCCCGACCCGCAGTGGTGCCAGCGATATCCAGATGGTCATGACCGACTCCAAGAGCATCGCTGCTGCGGCGCCGCTGACCGGTGTGACCAGTGCCAGCAATGGCGGGACCTATACCCAGCCGATCCTGGTCGACCAGTTGGGCACCCCCAACGCGACCAACAACGCGCAGTTGCAGGACGCCATCAAGTACGGCACGCCAGCCAAACTCGTGTTCTCCGCCGCCGGTACTGGCGCGGCGGCCGGTACCCAGAGCTACACACTGACCGACGCCAAGGGCAACCTCATGGGCACCGGCACCATCGTCCCGGGCCAGAACAATACCCTGAACCTGAAGATCAATATGGTCGACTCGTCGGGTAACCCGGTGATGGACAACACCGTCACGCCAGCCGTGCAGAAGACCTTCACGGTACAGACCACCGTGGGCGGCAACCCTAAAACCGGCGAAAGCTACACCATTTCGATGACCGGTGCGGCGTCCTCGGACAACCGCAACAGCGCGGCCCTGATTGCCCTGCAGACCAAGCAGACGGTCGATACCGGTACTTCGAGCAAGGGCATCAGCCTTTCGGATGCCTACGGCAAGCTGGTTTCCAATGTCGGCACCAAGGCTTCCCAGGCCAAGTCGGACAGCGATGCGACCACTACCGTGCTGACCACCGCCAAGGGCGCCCGGGACTCGTTATCGGGGGTCAACCTCGACGAGGAAACCGGCAACCTGGTCAAGTACCAGCAGTACTACACCGCCTCGTCGCAGATCATCAAGGCGGCTCAGGAAACCTTCAGCGTGCTGATCAACAGTCTTTAA
- the flgJ gene encoding flagellar assembly peptidoglycan hydrolase FlgJ has translation MVDIRNSGIVNVSDSGAYTDLNRLNNLKVGDRTSDGNLRKVAQEFESLFLSQMLKSMRSATEVLGQDNPLNTPAAKQYQEMYDQQLAVTMSRQGGGIGLADVLMRQMSKEKHSRPSDSGLTVGPPAGTTDAPAAAPVETPIAAGTVTSTPGSPFTRSNGQHALWASRVAHGNASDGTVHNDVAKLNARRLSLPSKLTDRLLAGLVPSADASQVAAAGYAVPERNSASADAQLKSDNMAARSLAVPASRMQVFGRAVAQPPLAPAKRAFSSADDFVATMLPMAEQAAKRIGIDPRYLVAQAALETGWGKSVMRQQDGSSSHNLFGIKTGSSWQGPQARAITSEFRDGQMVKETAEFRSYDSYQDSFHDLVTLLQSNNRYQDVLKSADKPEQFVRELQKAGYATDPDYASKITQIAKQMKSYQNYAAATSASTNL, from the coding sequence ATGGTTGATATTCGTAACAGCGGGATCGTCAATGTCAGCGACTCGGGGGCCTATACCGACCTCAATCGCCTGAACAACCTGAAGGTCGGCGATCGCACCAGCGACGGTAACCTGCGCAAGGTTGCCCAGGAATTCGAGTCGCTGTTTCTCAGCCAGATGCTCAAGTCGATGCGTTCGGCCACCGAAGTGCTGGGGCAGGACAACCCGCTCAATACCCCGGCGGCCAAGCAGTATCAGGAAATGTACGACCAGCAACTGGCGGTGACCATGTCTCGCCAGGGCGGTGGTATCGGCCTGGCCGATGTGCTGATGCGTCAGATGTCGAAGGAAAAGCATTCCCGTCCATCTGACAGCGGGCTCACTGTCGGGCCGCCCGCTGGGACGACCGACGCTCCGGCCGCAGCACCAGTGGAAACCCCGATCGCTGCCGGCACCGTTACCTCGACGCCGGGCTCGCCTTTCACTCGCTCCAATGGCCAGCATGCCTTGTGGGCTTCGCGGGTTGCTCACGGCAACGCAAGCGACGGTACGGTGCACAACGATGTGGCCAAGCTCAACGCCCGGCGCCTTTCGCTGCCGAGCAAACTCACTGACCGGCTGTTGGCCGGCCTGGTACCGTCTGCCGATGCCAGTCAGGTCGCTGCGGCGGGTTATGCCGTACCGGAACGCAACAGCGCGTCTGCCGATGCGCAGCTCAAGAGCGACAACATGGCCGCCCGCAGCCTTGCCGTGCCGGCCTCGCGCATGCAGGTCTTCGGACGCGCCGTGGCTCAGCCGCCGCTGGCACCGGCCAAGCGTGCGTTCAGTTCGGCGGACGACTTCGTCGCAACCATGCTGCCGATGGCCGAACAGGCCGCCAAGCGTATCGGTATCGATCCGCGTTACCTAGTGGCCCAGGCTGCGCTGGAAACCGGCTGGGGCAAGTCGGTCATGCGCCAGCAGGACGGCAGCAGCAGCCACAACCTGTTCGGCATCAAGACCGGCAGCAGTTGGCAGGGACCTCAGGCGCGGGCAATTACCAGTGAGTTCCGCGATGGACAGATGGTCAAGGAAACAGCGGAATTCCGTTCCTATGATTCCTATCAGGACAGTTTCCATGACCTGGTGACGCTGCTGCAGAGCAATAATCGCTATCAAGATGTGCTGAAGTCGGCCGATAAACCAGAACAGTTTGTGCGTGAGCTGCAAAAGGCCGGGTACGCAACCGACCCGGATTACGCCAGCAAGATCACGCAAATAGCAAAACAGATGAAGAGCTACCAGAACTACGCTGCTGCGACGAGCGCTTCCACGAATTTATAA
- a CDS encoding dTDP-4-dehydrorhamnose 3,5-epimerase family protein, which translates to MSEFLIQALPLEGLFNVQHKHHADQRGQFSRLFCEGSLTAFGTPFHIRQINHSCTRERGSVRGLHYQNAQAPEAKLITCLRGEVWDVAVDLRPDSPTFLHWHAEHLRAGDGRSLLLPAGFAHGFQALSDDAELLYLHSADYTPQSEGGLSVLDPRLAITWPEAVKNLSARDASHPLIDVSFPGVRL; encoded by the coding sequence GTGAGCGAGTTCCTGATCCAGGCCCTGCCCCTCGAGGGGCTGTTCAACGTGCAGCACAAGCATCACGCCGACCAGCGCGGGCAATTCTCCCGGCTGTTCTGCGAAGGTAGCCTGACGGCCTTTGGCACGCCTTTTCATATCCGCCAGATCAACCATTCCTGCACCCGCGAGCGTGGCAGTGTGCGCGGCCTGCATTATCAGAATGCGCAGGCCCCGGAGGCCAAGCTGATCACCTGCCTGCGCGGCGAGGTCTGGGATGTCGCGGTGGACCTGCGGCCGGATTCGCCGACCTTCCTGCACTGGCATGCCGAGCACCTGCGTGCCGGCGATGGCCGCAGCCTGCTGTTGCCGGCCGGTTTCGCCCATGGCTTTCAGGCCCTGAGTGACGACGCCGAGCTGCTGTATCTGCACAGTGCCGACTACACGCCGCAGAGCGAAGGCGGGTTGTCGGTGCTCGATCCGCGTCTGGCAATCACCTGGCCCGAGGCTGTCAAAAATCTGTCGGCCAGGGATGCCAGCCATCCGCTGATCGACGTGTCTTTCCCTGGAGTGCGTTTATGA
- a CDS encoding glycosyltransferase, which yields MNPMPLVSVVIPASHPRFFSRALGGLLTQAYGNFEVIVCDDSRGDEIEQAVLTLSERSGKAVRYVRNPQPLGYIGNLQACLAQARGEYIKFLMEDDQLLPDILAQQTQVFIEQPDVNLVLAQRLFWDADDLQLPSRLENTALSPASGLFKGEDLLAICENFPVNFFGGFSSAMFRRSDLLELLPALTQPGHCFVASLDLALYICLFRRGSLAMLNNVLSIERLYPERMNRQQAMKDAAEAEMEWLVQMLKARSGESAPAPGWVRYLPLDKACGLPREWDELPLSRTLGNKQTTQPWRVGIASDSFTQLYTEWLSCRTLPEPQKKLLADTLAGWAWQPKIVPVVIDEQGSSAMLGITLRSLDEQLYAPELTLVLSAACTEASLDGKVFHLPLADDWREQLNGLLPQLEGGDWFYLLRAGDRLREPALLVLAERIVAQPAIRCAYSDEGALRDGESAAPVFRPDFNLDLMRSYPYVGRALAFQRKGFVELGGFDVVQGELAPQDLLWRMVESDGTCVVHHIAEVQLESVSSFSQWLSSPEVRALAARVTEAHLNRLGIAHRIDSGDDSPLTRVEYLHANRPLVSIILVSKDQCAALQRCIDTLLERTAYAEYELLLVDNGSESAEARAWFDGMAQLGGERLRVLSYPQQGNAAAVRNFAAQQARGEYLLLLNPYAVITNGQWLDEMLAQAQRPEVGVVGAKLFSPEGRVLHAGVILGLRGPAGLPFYGEVMQSAGYMYRLQAVHDLSAVGADCMLVRKSLFDSLGGLDEESFAHTLNEVDFCLRVGQSNHLVVWTPFAQLALGAVPGVVLGVEEQVLRQNEEKSFYQRWLPIVARDPAYNPSLTLDSLNGSSFSLEPGLREGWSPFSARHLPKIMALPINASAVGHYRITQPLIELEASGRATGRTYYTLPSIIEVERQSPDVIVQQGRYTALPIEEIAVLMSYSNARRIYELDDYVIDPPRKNGHIRNLPKRDEMERLIRRGISLCDRVVVSTQPLADALSSMHQDIRVVPNMLAPRMWTGLQSQRRTTKKPRVGWGGGTSHAGDLAVIADVVRELANEVDWVFFGMCPEELRPYMHQFHGVIDLKDYPMKLASLNLDLALAPLEFHPFNDCKSNLRLLEYGACGYPVICTDTKAYAGYLPCTRIRTNTTEEWLQAIRMHLADPDASYRMGDELREIVLRDYMLRGDNVRYWEQGWLAD from the coding sequence GTGAACCCTATGCCGCTTGTCAGTGTCGTCATTCCCGCCTCCCATCCACGGTTTTTCTCCAGGGCCCTCGGTGGGCTGTTGACTCAGGCGTATGGCAACTTCGAGGTCATCGTCTGCGACGATAGCCGTGGTGACGAGATCGAGCAGGCGGTGCTGACGCTGAGCGAGCGCAGTGGCAAGGCCGTGCGTTATGTCCGCAACCCGCAGCCGTTGGGTTATATCGGTAACCTGCAGGCCTGTCTGGCGCAAGCCCGGGGCGAGTACATCAAGTTCCTGATGGAAGACGATCAGTTGTTGCCCGATATCCTCGCGCAGCAGACTCAGGTCTTCATCGAGCAACCGGACGTCAACCTGGTGCTCGCCCAGCGGCTGTTCTGGGATGCCGACGACCTGCAACTGCCATCACGCCTGGAAAACACGGCGTTGTCGCCGGCCTCCGGGTTGTTCAAGGGCGAAGACCTGCTCGCCATCTGCGAGAACTTTCCGGTGAACTTCTTCGGCGGGTTCTCCAGTGCGATGTTTCGGCGTTCCGATCTGCTCGAACTGCTGCCGGCGCTGACCCAGCCGGGACACTGTTTTGTCGCCTCGCTCGACCTGGCCTTGTATATCTGTCTATTCCGCCGCGGCAGCCTGGCGATGCTGAACAATGTATTGAGCATCGAGCGTCTGTACCCGGAGCGCATGAACCGCCAGCAGGCGATGAAGGACGCCGCTGAAGCCGAAATGGAGTGGCTGGTGCAGATGCTCAAGGCGCGCAGTGGCGAATCGGCGCCGGCCCCCGGCTGGGTGCGCTACCTGCCACTGGATAAAGCCTGTGGTCTGCCACGCGAATGGGATGAGCTGCCGCTGAGCCGTACCTTGGGCAACAAGCAGACCACCCAGCCTTGGCGGGTGGGTATCGCCAGCGACAGCTTCACCCAGTTGTATACCGAGTGGTTGTCCTGCCGGACCCTGCCTGAACCGCAGAAGAAGTTGCTGGCCGATACCCTGGCGGGTTGGGCCTGGCAGCCGAAGATCGTGCCGGTGGTGATCGACGAGCAAGGCAGCAGTGCCATGCTGGGAATCACCCTGCGCAGCCTGGACGAGCAGCTCTATGCGCCAGAGCTGACACTGGTGCTATCTGCCGCCTGTACCGAAGCGAGTCTGGACGGCAAGGTGTTCCACCTGCCACTGGCGGATGACTGGCGCGAGCAGTTGAATGGGCTGTTGCCGCAGCTCGAGGGTGGCGACTGGTTCTATCTGTTAAGGGCCGGCGATCGTTTGCGTGAGCCGGCGCTGCTGGTGCTGGCCGAGCGTATCGTCGCTCAGCCGGCGATACGTTGCGCCTACAGCGATGAAGGTGCCTTGCGCGATGGTGAGTCCGCGGCACCGGTGTTCAGGCCGGATTTCAACCTTGACCTGATGCGCAGCTACCCCTACGTCGGGCGGGCGCTGGCTTTTCAGCGCAAGGGTTTCGTCGAGTTGGGCGGATTCGATGTCGTGCAAGGTGAACTGGCACCCCAGGATCTGCTCTGGCGTATGGTGGAAAGCGATGGCACCTGCGTTGTGCATCATATTGCCGAGGTCCAGCTGGAGTCGGTGTCCTCGTTCTCCCAATGGCTGTCGTCGCCCGAGGTGCGGGCGCTCGCTGCGCGGGTGACCGAGGCTCATCTGAATCGCCTGGGCATCGCCCATCGGATCGATTCGGGCGATGACTCGCCGCTCACGCGCGTCGAGTACCTGCATGCCAATCGCCCGCTGGTGTCGATCATTCTGGTCAGCAAGGATCAATGCGCGGCCTTGCAACGCTGCATCGATACCTTGCTGGAGCGTACCGCCTATGCCGAGTACGAGCTGCTGCTGGTGGACAACGGCAGTGAGAGTGCCGAGGCCCGGGCCTGGTTTGACGGGATGGCTCAGTTGGGCGGTGAGCGTCTGCGAGTGCTGTCTTATCCACAGCAGGGCAATGCGGCGGCGGTGCGCAACTTCGCCGCACAGCAGGCTCGTGGCGAATACCTGCTGCTGCTCAATCCCTATGCGGTGATCACCAACGGCCAGTGGCTGGATGAAATGCTGGCCCAGGCTCAGCGTCCGGAAGTCGGTGTGGTCGGTGCCAAGCTGTTCAGTCCTGAAGGGCGCGTGCTGCACGCCGGGGTGATTCTCGGTCTGCGCGGCCCGGCCGGTCTACCGTTCTACGGCGAGGTGATGCAGTCGGCCGGTTACATGTACCGGCTGCAAGCAGTGCACGACCTCAGCGCCGTCGGTGCCGATTGCATGCTGGTGCGCAAGTCGCTGTTCGACAGTCTCGGCGGTTTGGATGAGGAGAGTTTTGCCCACACCCTCAACGAGGTGGACTTCTGCCTGCGTGTCGGCCAGAGCAATCACCTGGTGGTGTGGACGCCGTTCGCGCAGTTGGCTCTGGGAGCCGTTCCCGGCGTGGTGCTTGGCGTCGAGGAGCAGGTGCTGCGCCAGAATGAGGAAAAGAGTTTCTATCAGCGCTGGCTGCCGATTGTCGCCCGCGACCCGGCCTATAACCCGAGCTTGACGCTGGACAGCCTGAACGGCTCGAGCTTCAGTCTGGAGCCGGGCTTGCGTGAGGGCTGGAGCCCGTTTTCCGCCCGGCATCTGCCGAAGATCATGGCCTTGCCGATCAATGCCTCGGCCGTCGGCCATTATCGGATCACCCAGCCGCTGATCGAACTGGAAGCCTCCGGGCGGGCAACTGGCCGTACCTATTACACCTTGCCGTCGATAATCGAGGTCGAGCGCCAGTCTCCTGACGTTATCGTCCAGCAGGGACGCTACACGGCGCTGCCGATTGAAGAAATCGCGGTGTTGATGAGTTACAGCAATGCCCGGCGCATCTATGAGCTTGACGACTATGTCATCGATCCACCGCGCAAGAACGGTCATATCCGCAACCTGCCGAAACGCGATGAGATGGAGCGCCTGATCCGCCGCGGTATCAGTTTGTGCGATCGGGTGGTGGTGTCGACCCAGCCACTGGCCGATGCGTTGTCGTCGATGCACCAGGATATCCGTGTGGTGCCGAACATGTTGGCGCCACGCATGTGGACCGGCCTGCAGAGTCAGCGCCGGACCACGAAAAAACCTCGGGTGGGTTGGGGCGGCGGTACCAGTCACGCTGGCGACCTGGCGGTCATTGCCGATGTCGTGCGTGAGCTGGCCAACGAGGTGGATTGGGTATTCTTCGGCATGTGCCCCGAAGAACTGCGGCCGTATATGCACCAGTTCCATGGTGTCATCGACCTCAAGGATTACCCGATGAAGCTGGCGAGCCTGAACCTGGACCTGGCGCTCGCGCCGCTGGAGTTCCACCCCTTCAATGACTGCAAGAGCAATCTGCGCCTCTTGGAGTACGGGGCCTGTGGCTATCCGGTGATTTGCACCGACACCAAGGCCTACGCCGGCTACCTGCCGTGCACGCGGATCAGGACCAACACCACCGAGGAGTGGCTCCAGGCCATCCGCATGCACCTGGCCGATCCCGATGCCAGCTACCGCATGGGTGACGAGTTGCGCGAAATTGTCCTGCGTGACTACATGCTGCGCGGCGATAACGTCCGTTACTGGGAGCAGGGCTGGCTGGCCGATTGA
- the rfbG gene encoding CDP-glucose 4,6-dehydratase: METMGLSPTFWNGKRVLLTGHTGFKGSWLALWLQSLGAQVSGFALAPATEPNLFELARVGEGMDDRRGDLRDLGALLELIAETEPEIVLHLAAQPLVREAYRDPLGTYSSNVMGTLNLLEAIRQVGGVSACVLVTTDKVYANQEWAWPYRENEALGGHDPYSSSKACCELLAQSYVASFFPPERYDVHGLAVATARAGNVLGGGDFSPERLIPDVLRAWSANEPVTLRYPQAVRPWQHALEPLAGYLQLAAALYERGPDLAGAWNFGPGEDDMCSVGDVVSRLAARWPQAPGLRVEPSELHEAGLLRLDSSRARQLLGWQPRWSLPQCLEHTLDWHLAWQRGADMRAMTLAQLDLYRGAQ; encoded by the coding sequence ATGGAAACAATGGGACTGAGCCCGACTTTCTGGAATGGCAAGCGGGTCCTGCTGACCGGCCACACCGGGTTCAAGGGCAGTTGGCTGGCGCTCTGGCTGCAGAGCCTCGGGGCGCAGGTCAGTGGCTTTGCCCTGGCACCGGCGACCGAACCGAACCTGTTCGAGCTGGCGCGGGTCGGCGAGGGCATGGACGATCGCCGTGGCGACCTGCGCGACCTCGGCGCGCTGCTGGAACTGATTGCCGAAACCGAACCGGAAATCGTCCTGCACCTGGCGGCCCAGCCGCTGGTACGCGAGGCGTATCGAGATCCGCTGGGCACTTATTCAAGCAATGTCATGGGTACGCTCAACCTGCTTGAGGCGATTCGCCAGGTCGGCGGCGTGAGTGCCTGTGTGCTGGTGACCACCGACAAGGTCTACGCCAACCAGGAGTGGGCCTGGCCCTATCGCGAGAACGAAGCCCTCGGCGGTCATGATCCCTACAGCAGCAGCAAGGCCTGCTGCGAACTGCTGGCACAGTCCTACGTGGCGTCGTTTTTTCCGCCCGAGCGCTACGATGTCCATGGCCTGGCCGTGGCGACTGCGCGGGCCGGGAATGTCCTTGGCGGCGGCGACTTTTCGCCGGAGCGCTTGATTCCCGATGTGCTGCGCGCCTGGTCGGCGAACGAGCCGGTGACCTTGCGTTATCCACAGGCCGTGCGCCCCTGGCAGCATGCACTGGAGCCGCTGGCGGGCTATCTGCAATTGGCCGCGGCGCTCTATGAGCGCGGGCCGGATCTGGCGGGCGCCTGGAACTTCGGTCCTGGCGAGGACGACATGTGCAGCGTCGGTGACGTGGTCAGCCGACTGGCCGCGCGTTGGCCGCAGGCTCCGGGGCTGCGGGTCGAGCCCAGCGAATTGCACGAGGCCGGGCTGTTGCGCCTGGACAGCAGTCGTGCCCGGCAACTGCTGGGCTGGCAACCGCGCTGGTCATTGCCGCAATGCCTGGAACACACCCTCGACTGGCATCTGGCCTGGCAACGAGGTGCCGACATGCGTGCCATGACTCTGGCCCAACTGGACCTCTATCGGGGGGCGCAGTGA
- a CDS encoding flagellar hook-associated protein 3, which translates to MRISTAQYYETTAANYQRGYNDTLKSAAEASSLTKVNTAADDPVGAARLLQLGQQSAALTQYSTNSNALKTQYSQSETALSSIQDGMQRARELALAANTGTKTDADRKAAAQELGQLQQAILGLMNSQDSNGNYLFAGSKTSSVPYTANADGTYSYNGDQSTLSLQVGDNLSLGSNINGWDAFQQSINTARTQSTLTSPAVDDGRVSLSNGLVSNSATYDAKFTAGQPYTVTFLSSTQLKITDGAGNDVTSEATQNGVVSNSNGANQTVNFRGIDLALNINLKSGDVPDTVIAGHTFTLTAQPDTFNTTRSAGNPSTTVVTGATTTNQAAYTSTFPNGGATIKFGAAGAYDVYATPVSSDSQPISSGTMAAPPAAQTITAAGVTFTFSGAAASGDQFMVQSNNHQTQNILDTLTSMITALNTPVDGDPVAQQKQLATMNAGISNIDSAFDKTGGAITTVGARQSALDNQLATNESLTLANTSSQQAIRDSDPAEVMTRLTLQQTMLQAAQLAFSKISQLGLFNKI; encoded by the coding sequence ATGCGCATTTCCACCGCCCAGTATTACGAAACGACCGCCGCCAACTATCAGCGTGGCTACAACGACACGCTCAAGAGTGCGGCCGAAGCCAGCAGTCTGACCAAGGTCAACACCGCCGCCGACGATCCGGTCGGTGCCGCTCGCCTGCTGCAATTGGGCCAGCAGAGTGCGGCGCTGACGCAGTACAGCACCAACTCCAATGCACTGAAAACCCAGTACAGCCAGAGCGAAACCGCGCTGAGTTCGATCCAGGACGGGATGCAGCGCGCGCGCGAGCTGGCACTGGCGGCCAACACCGGGACCAAGACCGACGCCGACCGCAAGGCTGCGGCTCAGGAACTGGGCCAACTGCAGCAGGCGATCCTCGGCCTGATGAACAGCCAGGACTCCAACGGCAACTACCTGTTTGCCGGTTCGAAGACCAGCAGCGTGCCGTACACCGCCAATGCCGATGGCACCTACAGCTATAACGGCGACCAGTCGACCTTGAGCCTGCAAGTCGGAGACAACCTGTCGCTGGGTAGCAATATCAATGGCTGGGATGCTTTCCAGCAGTCGATCAATACCGCGCGTACTCAATCCACCCTGACCTCGCCGGCAGTGGATGACGGTCGCGTCAGCCTGTCCAATGGCCTGGTCAGCAACAGCGCGACCTACGACGCCAAGTTCACCGCCGGCCAGCCATACACCGTGACCTTCCTCAGCAGCACGCAGCTGAAGATCACGGATGGCGCCGGTAATGACGTGACCTCGGAGGCGACCCAGAACGGGGTCGTCAGCAACAGCAACGGTGCCAACCAGACGGTAAACTTCCGGGGTATCGACCTGGCATTGAACATCAACCTGAAGTCGGGTGATGTGCCGGACACCGTGATCGCCGGTCATACCTTTACGCTGACCGCGCAGCCGGACACCTTCAACACGACCCGCAGTGCGGGCAATCCGTCGACCACGGTGGTCACCGGGGCAACCACGACCAACCAGGCCGCCTACACCAGCACCTTCCCCAACGGCGGTGCGACGATCAAGTTCGGCGCTGCTGGTGCCTATGACGTGTATGCCACGCCGGTTTCCTCGGACAGCCAGCCGATCTCCTCGGGCACCATGGCCGCACCACCGGCTGCGCAGACGATCACTGCGGCCGGGGTCACCTTCACGTTCAGCGGCGCGGCAGCATCGGGCGACCAATTCATGGTCCAGTCCAACAATCACCAGACTCAGAATATCCTCGATACCCTGACGTCGATGATCACTGCCCTGAACACGCCGGTCGATGGCGATCCGGTGGCTCAGCAGAAGCAACTGGCGACGATGAACGCCGGGATCAGCAACATTGACAGTGCGTTCGACAAGACCGGTGGGGCAATCACGACTGTCGGTGCGCGTCAGTCTGCGCTGGACAACCAGTTGGCTACCAACGAAAGCCTGACCCTGGCCAACACCAGCAGCCAGCAGGCGATCCGCGACTCCGACCCCGCCGAAGTGATGACCCGCCTGACCTTGCAGCAGACCATGTTGCAGGCCGCTCAACTGGCCTTCAGCAAGATCAGCCAGCTGGGTCTGTTCAACAAGATCTGA
- the rfbF gene encoding glucose-1-phosphate cytidylyltransferase, whose amino-acid sequence MKAVILAGGLGTRISEESHLKPKPMIEIGGKPILWHIMKQYSAHGIHDFVICLGYKGYAIKDFFANYFLHTSDVTFDMSNNRMDVHQNYSEPWRVTLIDTGEETMTGGRLRRAGRYLQDEEAFCFTYGDGVSDLDISALVNFHRAGGKLATVTAVQPPGRYGALERDGDLVRGFIEKPRGDGGWINGGFFVLSPKVLSLISGDSTIWEAEPLMGLAAEGQLNAFQHDGFWHPMDTLRDKNHLEQLWQSGEAPWKQWD is encoded by the coding sequence ATGAAGGCAGTTATTCTGGCGGGTGGCCTGGGCACGCGCATCAGCGAGGAATCGCACCTCAAGCCCAAGCCGATGATCGAGATCGGTGGCAAGCCAATTCTCTGGCACATCATGAAGCAGTACTCGGCCCACGGTATCCACGATTTCGTGATTTGCCTGGGGTACAAGGGCTACGCCATCAAGGATTTCTTCGCCAACTACTTCCTGCATACCTCCGATGTCACCTTCGACATGAGCAACAATCGCATGGACGTTCACCAGAACTACAGCGAGCCATGGCGCGTGACCCTGATCGACACCGGCGAGGAAACCATGACCGGTGGCCGCCTGCGCCGCGCCGGCCGTTACCTGCAAGACGAGGAGGCGTTCTGTTTCACCTACGGTGACGGCGTTTCGGACCTTGATATCAGCGCACTGGTGAACTTCCACCGGGCCGGCGGCAAACTGGCAACGGTCACTGCCGTGCAACCGCCAGGTCGCTATGGCGCGCTGGAGCGCGACGGCGACCTGGTTCGCGGGTTCATCGAAAAACCCCGGGGCGATGGCGGCTGGATCAACGGTGGCTTCTTCGTCCTGTCACCCAAGGTCCTGTCGCTGATCAGCGGCGACTCGACCATCTGGGAAGCCGAGCCGCTGATGGGCCTGGCCGCCGAGGGGCAACTCAATGCCTTTCAGCATGATGGCTTCTGGCACCCGATGGACACCCTGCGTGACAAGAATCACCTGGAGCAGCTCTGGCAGAGCGGGGAGGCCCCATGGAAACAATGGGACTGA